The Lathyrus oleraceus cultivar Zhongwan6 chromosome 5, CAAS_Psat_ZW6_1.0, whole genome shotgun sequence genome includes the window AGGGGGGGAGggagagaagggctattcctaaagtatacaaagataagaagggagagataacccttggagttccttttcttggagtcatagggatgactcaagatgctcctttcctttggatttagcacacaaaacaagcaatcaataatttgaattcaagctcttaggatctccatttggcttggctcttaatttggctactcatggcaatggtcctcttttcccaatcttaagatgagattcctatcacacaaaagcacacattaaaaagctcacaacataataaagggaatggacaaagaatgagtttgaggagaagtcctttgaggtcaactttgaattttagcattctaaaggcatgaggcctagttgctcttcaacatattttgcattcaaaaggcatgaggcctagttgctcttgaactcctttaagcatgggtgaatcctaattctaagtcctttctccttttgtattttggttcacatcaaaacaaacaaaaacaacacaaaatagcaatatatttatatacaataatgggttcaaatgagcaaaagaaaaatgacataaacataaaatatgtgctcaagtgagcaaaatgaaaatcaagatgaataatgagcaagcaataaatgacattaaaagtaaatgacaagaaattaaaagctcaaattaaacttagtagttagtagagttatgttagcttgttataagacaatgtagcgctatgttaagcaatcgtaagtgggctaatatagtagccacacctatctgaggctggtcaataagaatataggcaaagaacacaagttagaggtcatgactagtaagcaaagctccataaacttgtcatgccaaacaagaggggaaaggccttgtattgacttttggttatttgcttgaccaagaagtaacctatctttgacacaaaataactcacttgatcatggatcaagttgagtttggtttggatcaaagaagattgaactcctatttgtcaagaccaacctcaagactttaactcattggccattgagggaaagaaaaggatgaagatgaaagggaggggggtaagaagacaacaaccaatcccaattgatcaatggataactcatccttgatcaaatcCATTCATCTCTCTAagtgatgatccttaaggattctcaaaccacaagattcaatgaatttgatcaaatttgaatcaattcaaccttgatcaacaccaaacaaAAGTGGAATAAATATAGCAAGTCCagaagtcaataatatttttttggtaatttttgaattaaaagaaaatacaaataaaaaacaaacaaacaaagttgaacctccaattcaattcaaaacaacttcaataagtccaattaaattttcataggttcaacatagtcaaacaaactttgactaattttctaacaaatttttaaagtcagaaagtaattaaaatcaattaaaaacaaccaaaaatagcataatatgaataaaatctcaaataatctcaaaacaaacaagaaattgttgagactatttttcattgacttatcatgatccataggtgctatgaaaatatatttttgtatttttctaaagtcagaaagcatttttaaatgaattaaaatcattaaaaaccaaataattcatgaaaaaaattaaatgaggtgacaaatataattaaaaatcataagatgaaactagatttttcaagaaaatttttaaagttgtctcatatttttctgacctcatatgaattttttatgaattattgaaaatagaatgaattaaacgaaaataaagagaaaatgaaataaaacgAAAAAAGATGAGCCACCGGATCcgtttcattaaatgacgtggcgtGTTACATGACCTGGATCTGAGGGTGGATGATGTAGTCAAGTCAACAGCgaaacaaaataaattaaaaaagtAATTGGAATGGATGCACGAGATTAGATCGTGAGGGAGAGATCCAATGGCTGGGATCagcacacgtggtggtggtggtggtggaaaccaccatcttctccgatcaACCAAACAGAATCCGGCCAGAATTGCAGGAAAATGAATctcatcaaaaatgaaaaacaagggcATGGAAATGAAACTTATGTGgtgtagatcatcactgtaccattagattcctctcattcttcctatattgagagaaaaatgaaggagaaaatcatggtgtccacacggattgatctttaaatggaaaattgaatgcaccaaaagtttgcctcaagtatgaggacttcagagaaccacaaaaacacatGAATACTAGATTGAATTgtgagtttcagatccaaacagtttgagcttataccttcaaaaatggtgagtttctggccacgaattcttcaagctTTTTTCTCGTTTTTGATCTCTGGATatagggaagatgattggctaaggaatctagctttggatctcaactaatgttgctgaatttcaagatcgaaaatattgaaaaatggtgagtgattcctttggtgagggttgtGGTTTCAGTTCAACAGCATGTGGGATCTCCAAAGGGTTCTGAAATGAAGGAGAGGAAGCCCTTATTTATAGGTAAATGCATCTGAtcatcacactttgctcatgtgcatgggaatTGCAATTTTGAATGCATGGACATTTGCGGACGTGTGAGAGACCCATGAATGGTTGAAGGGACTTACTGAGCTCATATGGAAAGCATGTGGTCGTGCACATGGAATGGAAAAGGGTTGCATCTcaagttttaacataaaatgtCAACAATAcacataaatgaagaaaaatttgaatctctcaaatggtagatccaaatgaccattgtgagtaatggttggaaagctcttgaaataaggaataaaagtcatgttttgaaaaaaaccatttgacatgtgagaattgatcaaaactggcttggaaagttcaagtgtaaaacatgttcaaatcactttgaaaaagtCACCCAAAAGTAAGCTTGGTTAAACCCCTCTTACCgcatgatacaagcttcaaatgaaaaagtctccaacatcaaagttgtagatcttttcaagaaggtcaatttagactcaaagtttgcatcatttggattttctatgacaatGTTATGGGCAattgaagttgggtactttttcaaatacaatgaattaggtcaaagatgacctataatgttttgcaatggCACATGTGTTTCCTTTCCAATGCCtttgtcccacctcaaaatcataaaaattgagaaagttatgcctttggcaagttgacccaaagttagggtttcagccaaaatgatctataatgttttgaaatgaatgatgaccttccaagcttaaaatggatttttgatgaacatgtaagtcgttcatatggttcttaggaacattttatcttttggggtcatcttcattttacaaacacataAAAAATTATAGCTCAATGAACCTCAgcttagttagatgacttgattggtcaacttttcaaagtcaaacttccaatcttgatgaaaaaatgattgaggggcctcaaataggctcacatatacataaaatgataaataaaataacttcccttgattaaatttgacCAGAGTTTGAaattgcttcatgggcaaggcacagtcaaagcacagtgaaattagggtttccttgggaaacaatcttcaagccctttgggttatcttgatcaaattggaaaattgagatacttgggaggcatatatgatgattaggaactttgtggaccattctcatgctttttctcatcttcatctagccattgcattggacttaggagcctcctaggagcattgtggagcacatgatcacttgagcttcaaaacaaaaagagttagtgaaatatttttgtgcttttggttagtaatcaaataagaaaagaaataacatacaatacaagcatgcttggtgatctcaaatcactcaaacaagtcccaaccctagggttaaggagccaaacatgctatgatccttgaggcaatgcacttgtgcaataacatgatgccatgagggatcttagggtcaaaattagggtcttacaaccCAAAACGGAATTGCAAGGAACTCATAATGGCCATATTGGGTTCTAAATGCGGATTTTGGTAAATCCGAACTCTTAACTCTTATTTGAGGATAGCCCGGTCGCAAATCAATCTTTGAGAACACACATGCTCCTTTCAACTGATCTAACAAACCGTCTATCCTTGCAGGggatacttgttcttaatggTAACTTTATTCAACTAGAGATAATCAATACACAACTGCATACTACCATCCTTCTTCATTACTAATAACACTAGAGCTCCCCATGGTGAGACACTAGGTCGGATGAAATGCTTGGTAAACAACTCTTCCAATTGATTTTTTAACTCTCTCAACTCGAGTGGCACCATGTGATATGGAGAAACAGAGATTGGAGTCGTCCCAGGTATCAGATCAATAGAGAATTCCACTTTCCTTTCAGGAGGAAGAGAGGTGACATCCTCAGGGAAAACTTCCGGAAATTCACAAATGACAGGAATTTGTGTAACACTCAGATTATCGCTAGATTCCTTGGTAAGCACCAAGAGAACTGACTTTTCATTCTCAAATAAGAAATTAACCATACCAACCGTACCTTCCAATATAGTAGTTAATACATCCTTTGGAGTAGCTTCACTAGATGGAATGATAATCAACTTTTCTTCACATCCAATAAACACCGAATTAGCGGAGAGCCAATCCATCCCCAAAACCACATCAACCTTCTTAAGTGGTAAACAAATAAGATCAATCTGGAAAATTCTACCATTCACCGAGAGCGAACAATTTTCATAAATCAACAGTGTCTCAATTATATCATCCATGGCAGTAGTAACCACCATAGGAGGAGACAAGGGAATTACTTGCAAACCAAGACGCTTCATACACTGAATGGATACAAAAGAGTGTGTTGCCCCACAATTAAAAAATACAAAACAAAGATGATCATTGATGAGACACGTACCAGCAATTAAGGTATTGTTTCTCTTAGCCTTCCTTGCATCCAAAGTATAAACTCGACTGGTGCTCCTCCCTTGCATCCGATTCTTATTCTAGGGACATTCCCTAGACATGTGTCCCTCCCTCTGACAAGTAAAACACCTAACTCCACTTCCAGCACATATTCCAAAATGAGACTTCTTAAACACTTGACATTTAGGAGGATGGTTAGCTCTTGCATGTTGCACCTATTTTCCTTTAAAAGCCTGAGATCTAGGCCTAAACTGGCTACCTGGCCTTCTGGTCTCTCTGTCCACTCCTATACTGATCCCTTTCTTCTTGAACTTTCTTCAAACTGTTCTCAGCCACATAACATTGACTTAACAATTAAGCATAAGAAATGAATTCCCTTTGAGATACACTATGAGAAATTTCACCCGTCAGACCAAAAAGAAACTAATCAATCTTCCACCTCTCATCAGGTGCATACATGGCCTGCCTAAAATAAGAAACCATATCTTCGAACTTCTCAGCATACGCAGCTACTGACATAATACCCTGTCTAAGCTGTTGAAACTCAAATTCTTTATGAGTCCTCAAAGAACTAGGAAAATACTTATCCAGAAAAATAGTCTTAAAATGCTCCCAATCCCTAGGTACTCCTTGATTGGTCATAAAGGTCGAAGCACTCTCCCACCATCTCACGGCTGGACCCTTCATCATGTGAGAAGAAAACACAACCTTATTCTCTTCACTATAATGCACTATCTGAAAAATCCTTTCCATGCTGGTTATCCACTCCTGAACCTTCACAGGATTCAACCCACCATGGAATTCAGGAGGATTCATGCAGAAGAAATCTCGGAAACTACCACCTGTAGCTTCTTGTGGAACCCTTTGAGGATGAAAAACACCATTCCACTATTGCATCATCTATTGCATGAATTGATTCTGTTATTGCTGCATCTGTTGCATAAAACGAGGCCATTGAAAACCTTCACTACCACTTGGTGGTTCAAAGTCTGAATTCTTGGTTCTGGGTCTACCACGACCTCTGTGTCTGTCAGTCATGATCCTGAATGTCATACAAATAGGATTAAGTTGATCAGGCTCAATACTATGAATATAGCACCAAGGACAATGATGACAACCCACATATGAGGCAGAAAGAAATACTTATAATATTTCATGGCTAGGTCGAGGATACGACTTGCTatgataccaactgtaacaaccacatataatatatgtctagaatacatattatacatagtgtaaaaGTGGTACTGAACTACATAAGCTCCTAGAAGCACAATGTAcatatatatacatgtccaaaaGAAATATAACATGACACAATATGTACATAAaagtgcccaaaataaaactacTAGGAGCTAGATCATTAAACAATGATCCAAAAATATCTACACAGCGGAAAAGCCATTCAGACATCAGGTAAGCAAGGCATCACTCTATCTTTCCATTACCCTTCACCTgctcagaaccacctgaaaaataatcaacaacatggggtgagatgataatctcagtggggtccctatcttatgggtccactcggctctacagggttttctaatcaatattccGTTTTTCTATCAATATacaactcaagtcaacaagggaacaaAGACCTGAGCGATGGGTAACTAACTcacaatgtatggaaacatgcacctgagttctcacaactcaaccacgatcattattcagatccATGAAACATCAATTCtcgaacggacttacgtctaagccaggtccggttcatgcatgctcgtatgattcgaattttacggtggatatcgggtccactatgaggcttaatccccatttcaagcgaccgtcacccgtatgggcctctaacccacttagggtatctttcaccgtatgagcctctaacccacttaggtgtgCACCTTTCCCCCACCTCCGCCGtggttgggactcaaacccaattgaggctcgaatcatcggtctcacatcccaatgcttactcatctaagcataccaaatAGAGATGTGCACCATCACaaaaaacacacattctgaatacatgatcggttccacaaatcATCGGTTCCACAAACCAAACAAAATCCGTCAATgacaggtgacttcattcaccacaatacataaataataacatggcatgttccatacaatgcgtctcattctcaatcatgaCAATAATTCGTCCACaacctccacataagcgtcgtacaAATGAATACCGTCATCCAATGTTATCTAAGTTATAAACCTTACTCATGACCTAATACCAATCCTAGGTTAACTTACTatattcatcatttaattttcACCATTATCATGTATTCAACATAAGCATAGCATCACAAATGATTAATGGTTGGAAGAATGCATTTAGAAGCACTTAAGAAGtggattttgaagtttttaacataagtcaatcgattggttggggaggcccaatcgattggttccttTCACATTTCTGTTTTCCAAAGTTTGTTGAGGATCAATTGATTGATCTTGAGTGTTAATCGATTAGCTCACTAAaattttccattgttcatatacagaaagtttgtgcaatcgattgtAATGCACTTTCAATCGATGGTCCTGTAAAAATCACATTTTCTGCAAAACAAAAGGATTGTGCAATCGATTGGTTGcagggaccaatcgattggtccacTCACATTTTCACATTTCCAATTCACAGAACACCATATCCTCTGTTATTCCATTTCTAACAAAACACCACTTCTTCTTCCAACAAAACCCATGATACTACATGTTCTTATACACATACAAATCAAGGATTCCAAGCTCATAATCACAAGGATTTCAAGGTCATAATCACAACCAATCATTTTACCACAACCATAACAAATCATGTTATCACAACAATTATAAGAACACATCAAAGCACATGTTTATGAAAATCAATAAGAGCAAGAAAAATATTCATCATATAGTATGGATTTTCATGATTTATCTATAATTCTTCAACCCTAATCTTCTAGAAATCTAGGGTTTCTAAATAGAACTcacctcaagaaatagaagaggagaagttgttaaatatgagatgaggatgaagatgatggtgtAGGTTCCAAGTTTTTGATTCCTCCaggttcttcttcttcttcttcaccaacCTTGTTTTATCTTCTTCTCTTGAGCTCATTCTTTCTTTCTATTCTTTCTAATACAAAGAGAAGACAATTGTCATGTGGTAggtgatccgctgtcgcacacgggtcaaaaacgaatttaaaagtgtagtaaaacggaagcgacactcgaatgtcgtatcacaaggactcttgaagtttataaccaaacgaatgaaAAGAAGGGGTTTTTTAAGGTTCGAAATGTAAATCGAAGATAATTAAAGGTAAAAGAAAAATTGATAAATAAGGTAATCTATTGTAccgatttccgacttatcatcgattcttataatttaAATTCTctagcggattcaatcccattcaattacaatacccactgacaagtgcaattggtattatatgatgtatgttcctaatttctgaattaagcaaacggatttaagcagacgcgaattaagcaaacgcgacttaatcagacacgataacgaaaaagctacgctaacgtgattatagttaaggatcatacaaacaatcaaatttaatcaactctatcctataagaaacaatcgaattaagcaaacgaaagtaatcaAATTAAGCAAgcgagtttataggaagaattcaaaagaaatcaaaattaaactaaaattaataaaaacctcaaagtggaattcgaatacagCAGATCAACTCTTGTGAGTTTTAGTTCTCCATCAAATCTTCTCagcaatattgtatcatcaaaattcagaacTAGGATTACTATAttagtgaaagacctaatataataaaaggcaaattcgagcccttataggatccgacccgaaaattacaaaaacaggcccaaactaactattttaatttagtctggaacttcaacgaattattcgacCCTCTTTCACATAGAATCAGTTTTTCACTTCAACGTGAAActtgtagctctttctcttagatttccaacgcatattagaacgTATCAATCTAATTCTCGTAGCTTAAGTTATGGTGTACAGTGATAATGTATCAAATAAATATgtatgctgaaaataaagtatggaaataaaataaaggcaaaaatagacttaaatattaaaacacact containing:
- the LOC127079939 gene encoding uncharacterized protein LOC127079939, giving the protein MKRLGLQVIPLSPPMVVTTAMDDIIETLLIYENCSLSVNGRIFQIDLICLPLKKVDVVLGMDWLSANSVFIGCEEKLIIIPSSEATPKDVLTTILEGTVGMVNFLFENEKSVLLVLTKESSDNLSVTQIPVICEFPEVFPEDVTSLPPERKVEFSIDLIPGTTPISVSPYHMVPLELRELKNQLEELFTKHFIRPSVSPWGALVLLVMKKDGSMQLCIDYL